One window of the Arthrobacter sp. zg-Y919 genome contains the following:
- a CDS encoding type B 50S ribosomal protein L31, giving the protein MKSDIHPKYAPVVFRDLASDTAFLTASTATSSKTIEWEDGNTYPLIEVEISSASHPFYTGKQRIMDSAGRVERFNARFKGFGGKK; this is encoded by the coding sequence GTGAAGTCTGATATCCACCCCAAGTATGCACCGGTTGTCTTCCGTGACCTCGCGTCCGACACCGCTTTCCTGACGGCCTCGACCGCCACCTCCTCCAAGACGATTGAGTGGGAAGACGGAAACACCTACCCGCTCATCGAGGTGGAAATCTCCTCCGCATCGCACCCGTTCTACACGGGCAAGCAGCGCATCATGGACTCCGCCGGCCGCGTCGAGCGCTTCAACGCCCGCTTCAAGGGCTTCGGCGGCAAGAAGTAG
- a CDS encoding RNA methyltransferase translates to MNLQYLLSAGDPRVSDYTSLTDTSLRRRREPEEGMYIAESSKVLRRAVDAGHRPRSFFLAEKWLPDLQDILERFPDVPAFVGTAEVLEEITGFHLHRGALAAMERPAPLDLADVLATARRVAVLEDIVDHTNIGAIFRSAAALQVDAVLVTPRCADPLYRRAIRVSMGTVFQVPWVRLTDWPGQLEELREAGFVSAALALREDSLTLDELSARRDPRLALVLGTEGDGLADTTLAGVDLAVRIPMSGGVDSLNVAAASAVAFWECRP, encoded by the coding sequence GTGAACCTTCAGTACCTGCTGTCGGCCGGCGATCCCCGTGTTTCCGACTACACCTCCCTGACTGACACGTCCCTGCGGCGCCGGCGTGAACCGGAGGAGGGCATGTACATAGCCGAATCCTCCAAGGTCCTGCGCCGGGCCGTTGACGCCGGGCACCGCCCGCGGTCCTTCTTCCTGGCCGAAAAGTGGCTGCCCGACCTGCAGGACATCCTGGAGCGGTTCCCCGATGTTCCCGCCTTCGTCGGTACGGCGGAGGTCCTGGAGGAAATTACCGGCTTCCATCTGCACCGGGGTGCCCTTGCCGCCATGGAACGCCCTGCTCCGCTGGACCTCGCGGACGTGCTGGCTACCGCCCGCCGGGTCGCCGTGCTGGAGGACATTGTCGACCACACCAACATCGGCGCCATCTTCCGTTCCGCCGCAGCCCTGCAGGTCGACGCCGTCCTGGTCACGCCCCGCTGTGCGGATCCCCTCTACCGCCGGGCCATCCGGGTGAGCATGGGAACAGTGTTCCAGGTCCCGTGGGTACGCCTGACGGACTGGCCCGGACAGCTCGAAGAGCTCCGGGAGGCAGGGTTCGTTTCCGCGGCCCTCGCCCTGCGTGAGGACTCGCTGACGCTGGATGAGCTCAGCGCCCGGCGCGACCCGCGGCTGGCCCTGGTCCTCGGGACGGAAGGCGACGGCCTGGCGGACACCACCCTTGCCGGTGTCGATCTTGCGGTACGGATTCCGATGAGCGGAGGCGTTGATTCACTCAACGTTGCCGCCGCCAGTGCTGTGGCGTTCTGGGAGTGCCGGCCCTAA
- a CDS encoding ABC transporter ATP-binding protein: MSDVLEFAGVSVVRGGKTLLDGVNWQVREGERWVIMGPNGAGKTTLLQIASGRMHPTRGVAGILDEVLGAVDVFELRPRIGLASAALAGQIPEDETVLNVVLTASYGMTGRWREKYEKLDERRAFRLLHEWGMSTFMNRRFSSLSEGERKRVQIARALMTDPELLLLDEPAAGLDLAGREDLLFRLGELARDEEAPAMVLVTHHLEEVPTGFTHALLLRDGGVVAAGPIDEVLTEEHLSTAFDLPLDLRREDGRYSATARRG, translated from the coding sequence ATGAGTGATGTTCTTGAATTTGCCGGTGTAAGCGTTGTCCGCGGCGGTAAAACCCTGTTGGACGGCGTGAACTGGCAGGTCAGGGAAGGCGAACGTTGGGTGATCATGGGCCCCAACGGTGCCGGCAAGACCACGCTGCTGCAGATTGCCAGCGGCCGGATGCACCCCACGCGCGGCGTAGCGGGAATCCTCGATGAAGTCCTGGGTGCGGTGGACGTTTTTGAACTCCGCCCCCGTATCGGCCTGGCCTCCGCAGCCCTGGCCGGACAGATCCCGGAAGACGAAACCGTCCTCAATGTCGTGCTCACGGCGTCCTACGGGATGACCGGACGCTGGCGCGAGAAGTACGAAAAGCTCGACGAGCGCCGCGCCTTCCGCCTACTGCACGAGTGGGGCATGTCCACCTTCATGAACCGCCGCTTCTCCTCGCTCAGCGAAGGTGAACGCAAGCGGGTGCAGATTGCGCGCGCCCTGATGACGGATCCCGAACTGCTGCTGCTGGACGAACCTGCAGCAGGCCTGGACCTGGCCGGGCGCGAAGACCTGCTCTTCCGCCTCGGCGAACTGGCCCGCGACGAAGAAGCCCCGGCCATGGTGCTGGTCACCCACCATCTGGAAGAAGTTCCCACCGGCTTTACGCATGCCCTGCTGCTGCGCGACGGCGGCGTTGTGGCCGCCGGTCCCATCGACGAGGTGCTCACCGAAGAACACCTGAGCACGGCATTCGACCTCCCGCTGGACCTCCGGCGCGAGGACGGCCGGTATTCCGCCACCGCCCGGCGCGGCTAG